The DNA segment CAATATaccttgaaaatgtttttccaCATTCACTACACGTCTTAGACTTATCCTTACGATGAGTTTTAGCGTGTTGCTGTATGTCTGTATACTTTGTGAAGTTTTTTCCACACAGTTCACAGGAAAAGAGCTCCTAttgtcaaaattaaaacagtttAGAAACCAGTTtgcaattaaatatttatcataacatgcacaaaaaatatatgaaagaTCCTAGTGACACTTctatgtaacaaaaattgcaagGCACATTGTGCCACCTGTGCAAAGAATCTGAGCTCGAATGTGTCTTTGATAACTTCATATCATGAATATTAATACTATATATATTAGTACCTCTCTACTAGTGTCTCCCTGCACtactgaaacaaaataaaaagtgaatcaaaagcaaataattaCCACAACCACAAGCAAAAATTAATCacggaaacaaaaaaatttacataaatcTGAGTAcacttttattgcattttctaaaatataCCTTTGTCATCTCTTGCAAGGTGTTGAGTGCTTGTGGTTCTTTTCAAATTAGAGCCGACATTAATAATTTGATTTTCTTTGGCAACACTAGATTTTATACCAGAAAGTGTAATAGAGTCATCTGTTTGTGTCCCAATTTCTACAAGCTGTGCTAAAGTATTACACAATTTAAGgttcattttaaaaagaagGAATTTCACTTAGTGTTGTCGTTATAACAGTGGAAATTGTCACAGTGTAGTTCAGGGcttctcaaagttttttgcTCTGCGACTCCGTTTTAGAAATGAGATTTCTATGCGACCCCTTGATGGGTAGCCTACACgttaaagatattaaaacaataaatgttcCATCAAAAATCCCAAGTGGTAGTTTTGTCTATGGCGAAATTATACAAATGCACACAATCCACGAAATTAACTGCATGGTAATAAAATCACCACAtaatggaaacagtaaagTGAGCATCATAGTAAGAAAtgagcaaaaaaaaaattatctttaTAAAAGTTGAATTTCTGGCGGTTGCAACccaaagtttgaaaaacactGGTATAGATAATAGATTACAACAAAGGTGTTGgtcaaaagtacatttttctTCATACATTATACTAACAAGGTAAAGACAGCAACAATTCCAAAGCAGCCGCTCGACTATCCAGTCTTAAACTGCTAACAAATTCATCCAAGCGTGAAATAAGGTCTTTTAAGTGATGAGTAAAATCTTTTTCCTGAACAAGCATCTGCCACTTGCTAAAGGcacattttcttttgaagtaaTAAATGTAACTGGATCTTTGTCTTCTGCAAAAAACAAGTATTATTCCCTTGCTTTTGTTACAATTGTATCTGTTTATTGAATattctaatttttatttgccaTTATAACTTATTAAGgctgaaataattttattaagaCCAGCTCTACTGATACAATGGTACACGTGGTGATCTACTTCTAAATGGATCCAGtccattttcatttttccatGATGTATGAAGAAAAATGCAATGACAGTgaatgtaaacaaaacaaactcaaattgtttttgaacaGTTAAATGCACtctaaccaaattttaatttgacaaatgtCACAACTACTGTTCTACAAAGTCCTTTATGTAAGAATATCATGATACTAATAAGGCAAACATGTAGCAAAATGGCGCTGTACTTGAATGAAAATGAAGAAGTTTGAGTTGCTCAggctaaaaattttgataacaaTTTATCAACGAACAGTCTATACACTAGATTAAATGCAGACTAAACAGCTTAAACATGAAAGATTCTGTCAAAAACTTGAAAGCACTAACTGCTTCAACAAGGTTTCCAAAGAGTGCAGCAGATTTCCACCATAAGTTTCTTCAAAAGCTGCAACTACTTCCACAGGTGCATAACCAAAATCAATGGGTATCATGTTACAAAGTACAGTATCTTCGAGGCAAGTATGACCTGACTGTATATAGAGTTAGACTTGTGGCTGTGTGAATCTAACCaaaccaaattaaaaaataaataagctTACGCACAGCTTAAAAAGAACTTTACCATGTCTTAAAACACTAAATTAGAATAACAAATAATGTATATGATTGCAATACTGAATTTTGAATAATATCTACCATTTGTGGAACCTACTTCTGCACATTTTTCTGTGCTGACAAATGCATTTCTtgtgttaaattaaaatattacagCTCTGTAGGTTAAAAGAGCAGTaagcaacaacaaaacaagagATTTACACAATTCACGTAACAAGAAACACCAGTATTAAGTTAGTACTTCTGGCAGTTGTGGGTTAAAATCTTGACACTGggcaaagaaaaactttacaGTACCACACAACAGTCTTGTCATTTCAACCGTGTTTGtcctaatttttttttggaaacaaaAGTCTTGCCTTCTTCTTCACCAGCTCTGTGttttcaataacaaaattcaatttttaaatactATGATGTTAGAGTACAACGTTTTGCCCATAGACAAAACGTTTGCGAACACCTTTTAATTTCCTTAATCCAGATTGCAAAGTTTACTGTTTTTGGGTGAGATAACCCCAGCGCAACAAGATAAAACGACAGCCATTACAGGCATAATTAATCTTTACCCCCGGTACATTTAGCAATTTTCCAACCTGTGCCTCATTCGATTTTTACTTGacgaaatgaaaaattttgtttttgacaaGGAATCCTTTGCACCAATTTCCAGGGCAAAAAGGGTGTAGTTTTTCGGGAGAGGAATGAGTTcttgccaatttttttaattgttttaagtaaaatttttggcaaaaagcTTCCTTCTTGGGAAGTTACTCCCCCGACTGCAGAGTATGTCACAAGCATACCGGAGATTTTTGGGTGCAAAACAGCTTGCACACCAGCTCACCACTTCACCAGGTTGTTTCACATTGCGACAACTGGTGGCTATTTTTGTCGTTTACAGGTGATAATGATGAAAGTATTACCTTAGCGCCTTCATGCAAATATAGTATATAACACGACATAGGAACTAgcgatataggcctatttatcAAATACAAATTTCGCCTTTCGGTTTGGATTGCACTTTGCTATTAGGTAAGTTTTCAAGTACATGAAGTAGGATATCTGGTCACTTTGTTCGCCAGCACACCATTTTGCACACCACGTATAGTTACTACACACCGGCTCACCGCAGCGATTGTCTTTGCCCAATGCCCACCGGAGATCTCATCGAAAAGTGGCATATTCTGCAGTCAGTCTTAGGCActtaacaaactttaaaatttgggaATTCCCCAGTACAAAACTAAATTGAGACATTAATAAAGATAAACAACTTATATTTATTGTcaagttaaaaacattttaaagagAAAACAACTTCTTTTAAACCACTAAGATTTATCCAATCTAAGGTCATTTTATCCAAAAGTATTATTAATTGAAACGCGTTATTCAGGTTTGGTTAGTTATGAACGCTATTATAGTGCAAAACATTTTCCGCTTCCATGTATGACGTTTAACTTATGACGTTTCGTCACTTCTAACTATTGATAAATcgccttattcaaatagaatactccGGCAGCAACAGAAtacactttttttttattcttcttcAGTCGCCCAACAACTCAAATTTTGGTAATCACGTTTTTTATGCACTCGTTTTTTACTGTCTCTCCATCCACTCTCCCAGATTCGCAACCAAACCATCCGCTTTTTTTTAGCATAAATCCTTTTTTCGTTCGCTGTTCTCTTCAAACGTTGCATCAGCCTGGCCAAGTTTGACCTCTGAcgtatttgtttttcaatttccaACCAGTTCAATCAAGGTCATCATATTATCATTTCTGATGCAGATGTTTTTCTGCACGTATGCTATGACGTGACACAGAGTCACGTGGTTTGGTTGTCACACATGCAATAGACGGGGTTGATACACTTCAAGTTCATAAGGAACTATCGGTGTGATCGTCCAAACAACTTAAATTTATTCCAGTAAATTGATAGAAAACTTGGACATGGCAATCAATGCCGGATTTACAATGTAGCAAAAGTAACATTTGCTAGGGTCCCCGCGTTTTCGGGAACCCCTGCGCTAAAGCCTTCTTcttg comes from the Clavelina lepadiformis chromosome 5, kaClaLepa1.1, whole genome shotgun sequence genome and includes:
- the LOC143459087 gene encoding uncharacterized protein LOC143459087 isoform X1 — encoded protein: MIPIDFGYAPVEVVAAFEETYGGNLLHSLETLLKQRQRSSYIYYFKRKCAFSKWQMLVQEKDFTHHLKDLISRLDEFVSSLRLDSRAAALELLLSLPSQLVEIGTQTDDSITLSGIKSSVAKENQIINVGSNLKRTTSTQHLARDDKVVQGDTSREELFSCELCGKNFTKYTDIQQHAKTHRKDKSKTCSECGKTFSSCHSLSLHLRIHTGERPFVCETCGRSFVQRQDLENHTETHRGKKHICETCGKSFTLLRGLKEHLRSHTGDRPFVCEVCGRAYLRRCNLTEHMTLHTGAKPYKCKFCPKSFRKVCSKAKHERIHSGERPFKCDICKKGFTQKYNLSVHMKTHTKT
- the LOC143459087 gene encoding uncharacterized protein LOC143459087 isoform X2, giving the protein MIPIDFGYAPVEVVAAFEETYGGNLLHSLETLLKQRQRSSYIYYFKRKCAFSKWQMLVQEKDFTHHLKDLISRLDEFVSSLRLDSRAAALELLLSLPSQLVEIGTQTDDSITLSGIKSSVAKENQIINVGSNLKRTTSTQHLARDDKVQGDTSREELFSCELCGKNFTKYTDIQQHAKTHRKDKSKTCSECGKTFSSCHSLSLHLRIHTGERPFVCETCGRSFVQRQDLENHTETHRGKKHICETCGKSFTLLRGLKEHLRSHTGDRPFVCEVCGRAYLRRCNLTEHMTLHTGAKPYKCKFCPKSFRKVCSKAKHERIHSGERPFKCDICKKGFTQKYNLSVHMKTHTKT